DNA from Diabrotica virgifera virgifera chromosome 10, PGI_DIABVI_V3a:
aaaacgtttatttttatttttttaaaaagtttctagcagcaagagtaagcaagttacgctcaaaatacagttgttccttattttttggttaaagatatcgtaaaaatctccctctaattaacagcccaaatggaattaatcgttaccacttcacaagtaactttatgtattgtttgtgtttgtaagtttcatcagttcaaagtgcttatttgtgaaaaaatttggttttaaagtaaattttaaatctttaattttgaaaaaaaagacttttttcaaaataactttaaaattattagtgataccaaatatcttaaagagtaaaaaatgtaggttttgcttttttaaatatttgggattttttgattttctggaagacaaaacttggttaagatatggctgtttaaaatttgcatatacatactcgtgactagtgattcgttcgagccctttcaacaaaacgcctttcaaaaataagcatttttaaccaatgcaacttacagatcatatacagggtgtccccgaaaatagtgcgttccttaaaggtatagatagaaagcacaatgtagagcaaaaaattcttataacgttttcagccgtttaaaacttttatagaacaaaatttgcttagaattaaaattagtcagtttatccactcccggacttattttgaacgtatgttttttcacccccaagaaggggtgaaagtcacatccaggacaagagaacatatcggcataatctcatttttttctttggcattttagctacgtgtgtgccaaatttcatgtcaatccaagcggttctttaaaatctggaggttttgcgatattttaccgtgagtgaatggaatgattgccgttgtcacttttagataagaagtcattatcacaataacatagtcaggttaactgaattatataattattgtttttattattaaatgtgaaaacctagaattatccatgtctgtccgtcaataaacacaactcctctgttagtaggacagaaagaatgacaaataaggtgtcaaatgaaagcctataaccaaaatatgatattacatgtgagaagtttgacctcggactggcggttccagagttgcaaccgaaagtactgttttaaattcgtcgaaatagtacatactattattcaacgcgactaagaaagaccagaacaaatacatactttcggtttcatgcctgtctgttcgtccatgtctgtcggtgaacaaaattcatccgtcatatcaactgacaaaaagttacacgaagagttcaaatatcgactgccggttcaacttccggtcactttgggtgaaaaattagaacttacgatgtccaattgcttgttacaatttttttataagtgttctactctatctattctgactttttctataacttacttagatcacatataatttaatacagttttgatgtcaggggttcaaaatttatgtggtgagttccggtatgtgatgaatgaaaaacgactccataagcagaagaaaaaagtgttctttaaagtgttctcaagacctaagacaatacatcgactcacaagagcgttgtcacagtagcaaaaattcgagttggggttcgaattactttctcatgcggcttaatctcctgacttggccccctccgattattaagtgttcccaaatctgaagaaatgactcgtaaataaaaaaatcagctgagataattgaagaaaaaaataactctTTTTCAGAGCTTTTTCaatgatatttttcaatgttgattctttgagaaaatataaataatccgactgttgttatctgcatttcggtcttttgtattggtaaaaatctaagtaggaataaatgtcggctaattcttattttctaaacatataaattagtcaaacatgacaatcagtgctcattccgtcaatttttattaagaacatggtctatcaaaaaagttttcatagtaacataaagttacttaaagtatcccctaaaatgggacgccctaaaacaattttgagtgatcgagtcaaagaatttgcaacagatgacctatatctgtgtgacacaagacacaattgctacacagtgcagttttccgtcatttgctaaagcagcattacagagcatttggagtccaacgaacagcgtagacgcagaacgattcttcagcacatataatattgaagtgacagatcgaagaacagctcttaaagagtcgaatgtcgaaattacaacgatgttagcttttaattaatgttttctgttgttttactcgtagttaaaaataaatgcgaaattttgtaattataaaaaaagtaaatgcgaaattcatgtttttgtttgcgaaaattccgtacccctaattataattagttataaaatagcttcaatggggaaaagctgtaagcttagaccaaacaccagtagggggcatccaattaattgaggaaaaaaattaaatgtataacaatattcacttcatttactgaaaaggcattgtcccgcaagaatggttgaaatcacaattaatagccctacaaaaagacaagcgcttaaaagtgataagaccattgaacaataagcatgtaagctaccttttaaacacattctcaaaaattatccataacacaaggattgttaggaaattctttaataaacttcaggcaacaaattctcctgatcatgtttaaaaaacgtacggaatgtactaaataaaaaaatatatttttatcatataaaaatatatacccttatactataacataattctaacgttgaatatataatgctttcctgtggagtatacaaaggatggtcttgtttttcccgcacgctgccttgtttagtcttctttgtcgtttaattcgttaaattctatcctcttatgtcacggcttcaggaagcagtggatatatgcagtgaacgggaggcctatgtcgaacagtgaccgaacggagccttttcgcgtttatcatgtagagaagttacttgtcaaaaactggacatatgtaatcgtattcaatttgttaaatactgtcacataatatgtcatgcacctctgtgcgttaatccattttatttctacaattttaaggtgctattacatgccgccattttgatttgtctacagtcgcattctgcccgttaaatcccatcgtttgaggcgctgtacgtcacgattggatcaattgtagcgaagctgcatgactaaggcccttttaacatgttgctgtatttgatttttctgtgccattttatattatttgtcaaatactattatttgaggtgctgtacatcacgattggaccaataggaccgtagatacaagactaaggcccttttgacatgctgctgtatttgatttttctatgtcattgtattctatttgacaaatccagttatttgaggtgctgtactccacgattggaccaataggagcgaagatacgtaaataaggcccttttagcatgttgctgtaattgattattctgtgccattgtattctgttcgtttaaccctatcatttgagttgCTGTAAGTAGATGATCTAAACGGGTGTCACTACAGATATAGGGAATTCTGTGTGTTAGAGAGAGAGGTATGTGATGTCACAGCTGATATAGGAAAGTatgtgtgttagagagagaaacaTGGTATCTCtgctgctattggtccgatttaaaCGTACGACGGCTCGTTGGAATGGGCGGGAGATAACGAATACAAAAAAACATGGCGGCATAGTGTCAAAAGGGCGCTTTCCGATGTGACGACGTCCGATGGGGCGCGTTCCGATGTGACGGCGTTCTAGCGCTGGTCGATCGGTGCGCGATACCAGATGTGCGATCGGTACCTTAATTTTTCGCGGAACGCGAAGCAGATGCGCGGTCGGTACCTTAAGTTTTTCGCGGATCTCGTAGATACGAAGCGCGCGGCTGGTAAttgtggaatttaaataaaataaaaaaacataatgcaattttttattaaaagaacttaAAAGGAACACAGCACGTCAACGCGTCACGTAAAAACGTCACATCAAAACGTCACGTAGGCTTGTGAAATGTCAcgtgaaaacgtcacgtcaaagcacgtcacgtaaaacgtcacgtcaaagcacgtgaaaacgtcacgtcaaagcacgtcacgtaaaacgtcacgtcaaagcacgtcacgtaaaacgtcacgtcaaagcacgtaaaaacgtcacgtcaaaacGTCACGTGGGCTCGTGAAATGTCGCGTAGGCCTTATTGTCATGGGGAGCTCAGTCGCAAGAACTTATTGTCACAGCGCGACGTGAGGTAGTAACATCATGTCTTTGAATGAGTATAGACGTAAATTAGCAGAATTTAGAGAAAAACTGACACAGTTAAGAAGTCAGGTTTTATTTTATGAGgataaaaataaggttataaaacAAATAGAGAACCTAACACTGGGAAGCAGCATAGACTGGACACCTAAGGAATTTAGCCAGCAGCTGCGACAAGAATATTCAAGTGCTGCAGATTACTTATTTAGGGAAACTCCAACAAGGCGAATTCATCCAATTACTATTAATGATGTTATCGACGCCGGCGCCAACAACGATGAACAAAGAAAGCATGAAAAGTGAAATAGATAATGTTTTTGCAATGACTTGTATAATATTAGCTTcagtgtttattttaattataaagattatatttaaaattgttaagagaaaatttgaatcatcatgtaatataagacttgatcaaTAAATAAggcgtttaaataaaaaacccataactttaaaaaatatttattttgtacacagaaaaattacattggcattATTTTATTGACAAACCAGTCACGCAGGCGATTCACATTTGTTTCTGCACATGAAAATAATCCAGCGGCATGACATGGGGGGTTTGCAGTAAAACCAAGATTTCCAGCAGCACGAGGCGTACCATCGaacttgcaaacatcaataatatgaggaaaaattccaaaaacgTGGCGTTTCTTATCCAAATATTCTGCTTTTTGTTTCCCTCGAACGTAGATACAGTCAGCTGTATATAACAACTCGGTTTGCAGTATCTTATTTATTTCAGATAGTTCAACTTCTCCATCAGAGTACCGGATGCCTAGCAGATTCTTCTCCACGTATGATGcggtcttcttatccacattacTTAGCGCATTGAATGGTTTCGGAGGCAAAAAGATGTAATGACTTCGTTTATAACCTATTTCAATGGAAAGTTCTTTAGGAACAAACCACCCATCCACAACGAATCcctgaatatctacgaatgctATTCTCATGATGATTGCTCGTGTACTACTGACACCTCATGCATCTAATTTagactttttacaatttcggtGAGAGGGAAGTACTCCATTACACAGTCGTGAATAATAATACAATAGGCCTTGGTATTGTCGGGAAAACCGTTATTCGCTTCAATATCGAGTTTTACGTCAACGGTGGATGCTTTCATGCTTTCTTCTTGTTTCGAACAATCGATAACGAACAATGCACGATTCTTAAAAGCTGAGAAATCGAGTAGAGGTCGTTTTTGTTGGGAATGTATGTAGCTAGGATAAAATTCGGTATAGTTAAAATAGGCTTCATTGTAATCGGTTTTGCTAAAATCCAATTGCATTCTCTCGTTTGGCCAGTATTCTCCATTTAACGATAATCTAATACTTTGGATGTTGACATTGTCAAATAAAGTAGGATCAGCTGTAATCTTGTCGCGTTTGTTGGTTTGAAAGAAAACAATAACATAACGAGGTCTTTCAACTGATGTGCTAGTTTTAACAGCCCAAACTTCACGCCTGGCACCTCTCGTAATAGCAGGTAATTCATGTAATTCCCACTTTCTAAACGGAATAACTATAGGTTGATCTTGTTGAATAGATTTCATGAGTTCCAATTTAATATCATCATTGGGGAATATGTGCTTCACTCTAAGCTCAATATTGGTAATGTTAATCTTAGCGGTTGTAACAGTTGTAGTTTTGTCAgcgttttgtttttctgtaataacTATGCAATCGTTATCATTTCGAGCTCGAACTAGTCTTATTGTTTGACGACCACACGTAATCAATGGATAATCATTAAAAATGTTGAAAACATGCTTAAGAGGCATCTGTATGCTGAATGAATGATCTGCAGCGTTTAGAATTGGATCCTTAGGGTAATTCCATCCAGCCATAACCAT
Protein-coding regions in this window:
- the LOC126893069 gene encoding uncharacterized protein LOC126893069, translating into MYGKRARSNNITMPPIFDIYRKPIFDESIRKAEYRTYAPFIKSFNCNDIVEFSINQVDSFFAMSETLLCIKGSLEITGNGGVKLANNVGAFLFDSCTYSESAREMETVRDPGIVSAVRAMTCYTQEDSNYMVMAGWNYPKDPILNAADHSFSIQMPLKHVFNIFNDYPLITCGRQTIRLVRARNDNDCIVITEKQNADKTTTVTTAKINITNIELRVKHIFPNDDIKLELMKSIQQDQPIVIPFRKWELHELPAITRGARREVWAVKTSTSVERPRYVIVFFQTNKRDKITADPTLFDNVNIQSIRLSLNGEYWPNERMQLDFSKTDYNEAYFNYTEFYPSYIHSQQKRPLLDFSAFKNRALFVIDCSKQEESMKASTVDVKLDIEANNGFPDNTKAYCIIIHDCVMEYFPLTEIVKSLN